TGGTTCTGAGGTATCTGCGCTGTTGGGTCGTATGCCATCAGCCGTAGGTTATCAGCCAACGCTGGCTTCTGAGATGGGTGCCATGCAGGAGCGAATCACTTCTACCAAGAATGGTTCCATCACCTCTGTACAGGCCGTTTATGTGCCTGCCGATGACTTGACCGACCCTGCTCCAGCTACCACCTTTACTCACCTGGATGCTACCACTGAGCTTTCCCGTAAGATAGCATCTCTCGGTATCTATCCTGCCGTAGACCCGTTGGGTTCTACCTCTCGTATCCTCGACCCGCTGATTGTGGGCAAGGCGCACTACGATTGTGCACAGCGAGTAAAGCAGTTGTTGCAGCGTTATAACGAGTTGCAGGATATCATCGCCATCCTCGGTATGGATGAGCTCTCTGATGAGGATAAGTTGACCGTGAACCGTGCACGCCGTGTACAGCGTTTCCTGAGCCAGCCATTCACCGTAGCAGAGCAGTTTACCGGTTTGAAGGGTGTGATGGTTCCTATCGAAGAGACTATCAAGGGCTTCAACGCCATCCTCGACGGTGAGGTAGATGACCTGCCAGAGCAGGCATTCCTCAACGTAGGTACTATCGAGGATGCCAAGGAGAAGGCTAAGCAGTTGCTCGCAGCAGCACAGGCGTAATCTTTAAAAATCCACGGCTTATGTTACAGCTAAAGATAGTATCTCCTGAGAAAGTCGTCTTCCAGGGTGAGGTAGAGAGCGTACTGGTTCCGGGAACCCTCGGCTCGTTCGAGATTCTCAAGGATCACGCGCCTATCATCTCTTCGCTCGAAGTGGGCAAGGTGGAATACACTACCAAGGAAGGCAAGCAGGTAATGAACATCCAGGGCGGATTCGTGGAATGTAAGAAAAACGAAGTAAGCCTTTGCGTAGAAGTATAATTTAGTTAATAGTTGACAGTTAATAGTTGACAGCTAATAGTTGACAGCTATATTGATAAAATAGAACAATGGAAAAAGACGAAAAGTTGCGCTTGCAGACTATCAGACAGGCGAGTATCAGGTATAAGCAGATTTCTTTGTGGCTTACAGCAGCAGTGGCTCTTGCCGTGCTCTTTGCCTGCAGATTGTCTGCTCAATGCGATGATATGATAGCCCAGGTTGTTAACCCGCTGGTAGTGAGTGCGATATTCTCACTCGTTGCAAGTACTGCTTATGGTGAAGCATGGAAGGCTGTTGCAAAGTCATCGCCAGCCAATCTCGCCAAGTTCTATCTGGCGGCACTGGTCTTGAAGCTGATGGCTGGTACGCTGGTATTCCTCATCTATGTGCTGGTATGCGACAGGCAGAACATTCTGGGCTTTACCGCCATCTTCGCCCTTTTCTATGTCGTACTTCTCGTGTTCGACTGCATCTACTTCGCTCGGGTAGAGAAAAAGAACCGTCTTTCATAAGCGGTTCTGAAACAAATAATTAATAAACAAAAGTAAGAATTAAAGAATATGAAACATCTCAAGCAATTCCTCTTGATGGCGATGCTGCTCTTTACGCTGGCACCTCTGCAGGTATCGGCTAAGGAGAACATCGACGTGAAAGAGATATTGTGGGGTCATATCAAGGATTCTTATGAATGGCATATCACCAAGGTGGGAGACCATCCCGTAGTGATTCATCTGCCAATCATCGTTAACACCACTTCGGGCTGGCACGTGTTCTGCAGCAGCGAATTCTCGGAAGAGAAGGATGCTAATGGAGACCGTCCAGGACCTTTCAACCTGGTGATCAAGAACGCTGATGCGCAGGCGAATCCCAACAAGATAGTAGAGAAGGTGGGAGGCCAGGAGGTTCGTCCGCTTGACATCTCCATCACGAAGACCGTTTGCGTGCTCTTCATCGATGCTATCATCCTGTTGCTCTGTGTCCTGATACCAGCCCGCTGGTGCAGGAAGCACAAGGTGGATGACCCTGCACCAAAGGGATTTGTGGGACTGATGCACATGTTCATCATGTCGGTATATACCGATGTAATTGAGGCCACCCTGGGTAAGGAAGCGCCAAAGTATGCACCATGGTTGCTTACTTGCTTCTTCTTTATCTTCGTGGCGAACATCATGGGTATCGTACCATTCCCTCCAGGTGGTGGTAACCTGACGGGTAATATCGCCTGCACCGTATTCTTCGGTGTAACGACATTCCTGATCACCAACTTCACCGGTACCAAGGAATACTGGAAGGAAATCTTCTGGCCGGAGGTACCAACCTGGTTGAAGGTCCCTGTGCCACTGATGCCATTCATCGAGCTCTTCGGAATCTTTACGAAACCGCTGGCTCTGATTATCCGACTTTTCGCCAACATGATGGCGGGTCACGCCATCGCACTTTCGTTTGCGGCTATCATTTTCATCATGTTCAACATCAGTGAGAATGCTATCGCCAATTATGTGGCAGGTACGGGTATGACAATAGTAAGTGTTGCGATGAGCGCCTTTATGATGCTCCTCGAAGTATTGGTAAGCTACATTCAGGCATTGGTATTCACCATGCTGAGTGCAGTATTCATCTCGCTGGCTCATGTAAAGTCTCATGAGGCTGAGCCAGAGGTAGTGAAGTAGTTTATAGTTTATAGTTTATAATTTATAGTTTATAGATTATAGATTACGGATCTAATTTCATTCAGATAATAAACAAAGAAAATATAAACAACTTAAATTATTAAGATTATGTTATCACTTTTATTAGCAGCAGAGATTGCAAAGTTGGGTGCCGCAGTAGGTGCAGGTTTAGCCGCTATTGGCGCAGGTATTGGTATCGGTCGCATTGGTGGCCAGGCTATGGACGCTATGGCTCGTCAGCCAGAGAAGATGGGCGACCTCCGTTCTTCTATGATTATCGCAGCTGCGTTGGTTGAGGGTGTTGCGTTCTTCGCTGTCATCATCGCCATCCTGGCAATCGTTATGTAATCATCTCATCTGTCACTATCATCTGCCCCGATAAAAGGAAGTCTCAGGCTTCAGCCTGATGTCTTTCCGGGGCATGATAGAGATGATTCTAGAGTTAGTTAAAATAAAACGTTTAAGTAAAACTTTAACCAGTATATATGGATTTATTAATTCCTGATAGCGGTTTGCTCTTCTGGATGACGCTGGTCTTCATCATCGTCTTCATCATTCTTTGGAAGGCTGGATTCCCAGCCATCATTAAGATGGTGAACGAGCGCAAGGCTTTCATCGATGATAGTCTGAAGAAGGCTCACGAAGCCAACGAGAAGCTTGCCAATA
This Segatella copri DSM 18205 DNA region includes the following protein-coding sequences:
- the atpC gene encoding ATP synthase F1 subunit epsilon — translated: MLQLKIVSPEKVVFQGEVESVLVPGTLGSFEILKDHAPIISSLEVGKVEYTTKEGKQVMNIQGGFVECKKNEVSLCVEV
- a CDS encoding F0F1 ATP synthase subunit A, with amino-acid sequence MKHLKQFLLMAMLLFTLAPLQVSAKENIDVKEILWGHIKDSYEWHITKVGDHPVVIHLPIIVNTTSGWHVFCSSEFSEEKDANGDRPGPFNLVIKNADAQANPNKIVEKVGGQEVRPLDISITKTVCVLFIDAIILLLCVLIPARWCRKHKVDDPAPKGFVGLMHMFIMSVYTDVIEATLGKEAPKYAPWLLTCFFFIFVANIMGIVPFPPGGGNLTGNIACTVFFGVTTFLITNFTGTKEYWKEIFWPEVPTWLKVPVPLMPFIELFGIFTKPLALIIRLFANMMAGHAIALSFAAIIFIMFNISENAIANYVAGTGMTIVSVAMSAFMMLLEVLVSYIQALVFTMLSAVFISLAHVKSHEAEPEVVK
- the atpE gene encoding ATP synthase F0 subunit C gives rise to the protein MLSLLLAAEIAKLGAAVGAGLAAIGAGIGIGRIGGQAMDAMARQPEKMGDLRSSMIIAAALVEGVAFFAVIIAILAIVM